The following coding sequences lie in one Mercenaria mercenaria strain notata chromosome 5, MADL_Memer_1, whole genome shotgun sequence genomic window:
- the LOC123558311 gene encoding uncharacterized protein F54H12.2-like, whose product MSVFNPESFHEGLVSELALFDLPSTQTGVTDIYYEEIRPISQVSDSISPIEFRISGQNSVDYLDMKGTQLYVKLRVKTAANAALVSEKVGPVNLFLQALFSSTEVILQNKATITSNYNPYRAYIQTILNYGQDAKSQLQSQLFFMDTAGSYGVTNPGGANKGLFERAKRIATSKVLDLQGPIFHNMFSMSRYMLNQVDVKLKFYRTSPEFCLISDEASPAFKIEIEDIYILAKKIRVNPAVIYGHAEILKTQNAKYPFNRVECRTQSIPSGSSSFNYENMFPGQRPNKVVVDFVNSKALSGDYKQNPFNFLNCNIRSICLYCDGLLVNGAPLKLDFNSTTGVTDVRAYVNAFTSTGKWREDEGSMLTREGFSSGVTLFVFQLEPNFSHHGEYLTLAKTGTVKLDVQFPSPLSDTVSCVFVVIEVIHCPFTKKWKNKYTNLAKTAIIHELVEVLGKDRLSFLSLFSVKVNVWSHPSGLCKFKYSMNFHYLQPQL is encoded by the exons aTGTCAGTGTTTAATCCTGAAAGTTTTCACGAGGGACTTGTGTCAGAACTGGCTTTGTTTGATTTACCAAGTACACAGACTGGTGTCACAGATATCTACTATGAAGAAATTCGACCCATCTCTCAAGTATCAGACAGCATAAGTCCTATTGAGTTTAGAATAAGTGGACAAAACTCTGTGGACTATTTAGACATGAAAGGCACACAGCTGTATGTAAAGTTAAGAGTAAAAACGGCTGCAAATGCTGCCTTAGTGAGTGAAAAAGTAGGACCTGTGAATTTATTTCTCCAGGCCCTGTTTTCATCCACTGAAGTCATCTTACAGAATAAGGCCACTATCACATCAAACTACAATCCCTACAGGGCCTACATTCAAACAATTCTGAATTATGGACAAGATGCCAAGTCCCAGCTTCAGTCTCAACTCTTTTTCATGGACACTGCTGGAAGCTATGGTGTCACAAATCCTGGTGGGGCAAATAAAGGTCTTTTTGAAAGGGCTAAACGTATAGCCACTTCGAAAGTACTGGATCTTCAAGGGCCAATATTTCACAATATGTTTTCCATGTCACGCTATATGTTGAATCAAGTGGATGTCAAATTAAAGTTCTACAGAACGTCTCCAGAGTTTTGTTTGATTAGTGATGAAGCATCACCGGCCTTCAAAATAGAGATAGAGGACATTTACATTTTAGCCAAGAAAATACGCGTGAATCCTGCGGTCATTTATGGTCATGCAGAAATTCTAAAAACACAGAATGCAAAATACCCGTTCAACAGAGTAGAATGTCGTACTCAAAGCATACCTAGCGGAAGCTCTAGTTTCAACTATGAAAACATGTTCCCAGGTCAAAGACCTAATAAGGTCGTTGTAGACTTTGTAAATTCAAAAGCTCTGTCTGGTGACTACAAGCAGAATCCTTTTAACTTTCTAAACTGTAACATTCGAAGCATATGTCTATACTGTGATGGTTTACTAGTTAATGGAGCTCCTCTGAAACTTGACTTCAACTCAACCACTGGCGTGACGGATGTGCGGGCCTATGTAAACGCATTTACATCTACGGGGAAATGGAGAGAGGATGAGGGTAGTATGTTAACAAGAGAAGGATTTAGCTCTGGTGTAACACTATTCGTTTTTCAGTTGGAACCAAACTTCTCTCATCACGGGGAGTATTTGACACTAGCAAAGACTGGTACTGTGAAATTGGATGTTCAATTTCCCAGCCCCCTTTCAG ACACTGTCAGCTGTGTG tttgttgTAATAGAAGTCATACATTGCCCATTTACAAAGAAATggaagaataaatatacaaacctTGCCAAAACAGCTATTATTCATGAGCTTGTAGAAGTTCTTGGCAAAGACAGACTGAGCTTTCTTTCTTTGTTCAGTGTTAAAGTCAATGTATGGTCTCATCCAAGCGGATTGTGTAAATTCAAGTACTCTATGAATTTCCATTATCTCCAACCCCAGCTTTAG